One Triticum dicoccoides isolate Atlit2015 ecotype Zavitan chromosome 5B, WEW_v2.0, whole genome shotgun sequence genomic window carries:
- the LOC119310544 gene encoding uncharacterized protein LOC119310544 encodes MSCWDKFWDKSCEEPREKLVEDTRWAEVEMANSYALFMGYLSMAVKGLGFLVLTWTTVVLLGGFIDDLHNNDFWCLTFITLVQTAGIFDVFLTEKLSYIGDAFDGVAYVGYAGTSENKWRIVLSMVHTLVFVILLCPLVAVYMGGLVVSAVLSVWRLIQQDYHADGVRNLKKALVVLYSLVLLQVVIFCYKIINGWAKGSIVNAVVDQRGFDKDFRDGISDYIRETMMRCEKDPSLVKGRNLITYAVGLMESKSPDDYISGVRILDAFAKKLEAEVKGVNGEVHYPHKYTGENILKKHLIMSAPSPDILQKLLQTLGRISIYDRETRGRAARVVASIAHDIHLEKYPKAIGYISSLLDTFEEYCIFQPYTGDWLYETYEQDSKQISLSVNQDDIVEQGDYDARVARTYKMLLKAERSDDDLLQGYKTLVEQGLRILQKLAANNDNCRVMFGTPYLLPKIMVPVTSGLLHHRNEDGRMKHIDNAACYSIVEGSMKVIAQLTAATGHIGTKLRDEISCSMELITAMRTILECKECNEMLQKIAIWILTHLHQDENSSPGHEGTQEFITMLVDIMTQDKNYKEATRVVAAKALVALSSGSARIIMGSNNNVIHSLTRLIVEKQRCSQMATEILENLCIHCNDDVQSLKTLKEAMPIVVPKLLEEILFWPTEERHIGGTEVNRLIPEPNVENQCDNSPDNGQANNNSSSAQQQGYSSFRMLSRCVTIWGALISADQDLTHLFTVVPPGGGGISFVMKLKEIVEKHEHHRPVCLRIRKLVCKMVISMMNPKGSYVNDGLTSLMAALSSASDDMFILDGYMVLGQRPVRSLASLVEEARVLVDRNKELFQSQTHVERRRYM; translated from the exons ATGTCATGTTGGGACAAGTTTTGGGATAAGTCTTGTGAAGAGCCACGTGAGAAGCTTGTTGAGGACACTCGTTGGGCAGAAGTAGAAATGGCCAACAGTTATGCCCTGTTCATGGGCTACCTGTCCATGGCCGTCAAAGGTCTTGGTTTCCTGGTGCTTACTTGGACCACCGTCGTTCTTCTTGGCGGTTTCATTGACGACCTGCACAACAATgatttttggtgccttacattcattACCCTTGTGCAGACGGCTGG GATCTTCGATGTTTTTCTGACTGAAAAACTGAGCTATATTGGAGATGCATTTGATGGCGTGGCATATGTTGGATACGCCGGAACATCGGAAAACAAATGGCGCATTGTCCTATCAATGGTTCATACTCTGGTCTTTGTCATTTTGTTGTGCCCTCTGGTGGCTGTCTACATGGGTGGGTTGGTAGTTTCGGCCGTGCTTTCGGTGTGGCGTCTGATACAACAAGATTACCATGCTGATGGAGTCAGAAACCTGAAGAAGGCGCTGGTTGTCTTGTATTCCCTTGTCCTGCTCCAGGTTGTGATTTTCTGCTACAAGATCATCAATGGTTGGGCAAAGGGGTCTATAGTGAATGCAGTAGTCGACCAAAGAGGCTTTGATAAGGATTTTCGTGATGGGATATCGGATTACATACGTGAAACAATGATGAGATGTGAAAAGGACCCATCATTGGTTAAAGGAAGGAACCTCATCACATATGCTGTGGGCCTGATGGAGTCTAAGTCGCCTGACGACTACATTTCCGGGGTAAGGATCCTGGATGCATTCGCCAAAAAACTGGAGGCAGAAGTGAAAGGGGTCAATGGGGAGGTACACTATCCGCACAAATACACAGGGGAGAATATACTCAAGAAACATCTGATCATGTCTGCACCCTCTCCCGACATACTCCAAAAGCTGCTGCAGACGTTGGGCCGCATAAGCATATATGATAGAGAGACAAGGGGGCGTGCCGCAAGGGTGGTGGCGAGCATTGCTCACGACATCCATTTGGAGAAATATCCAAAGGCAATTGGCTACATATCTTCCCTCCTTGACACATTCGAAGAATACTGTATTTTCCAACCATATACGGGAGACTGGCTATATGAAACATATGAACAAGATTCAAAGCAAATATCCTTGTCGGTGAACCAAGATGACATCGTTGAGCAAGGGGACTATGATGCTCGCGTTGCAAGAACCTACAAAATGCTGCTCAAGGCTGAGAGAAGTGACGATGACCTTCTGCAGGGCTACAAAACGCTGGTGGAGCAAGGTCTCCGTATCCTTCAGAAGCTCGCAGCCAACAATGACAACTGCAGAGTCATGTTCGGTACCCCATATCTACTGCCAAAGATTATGGTGCCTGTGACCTCCGGCCTACTCCACCACCGCAATGAGGATGGCCGCATGAAGCACATTGACAATGCTGCATGTTACAGCATAGTAGAAGGTTCAATGAAGGTGATTGCCCAGCTCACGGCTGCTACAGGGCACATAGGCACCAAGCTGCGTGATGAAATCTCATGCAGTATGGAATTGATCACAGCCATGAGGACGATTCTCGAGTGTAAAGAATGCAATGAAATGCTGCAGAAAATAGCTATTTGGATTCTCACGCACCTACACCAGGATGAAAATTCCAGTCCAGGGCATGAAGGGACACAAGAATTCATTACGATGTTGGTTGACATCATGACCCAAGATAAAAATTACAAGGAGGCTACAAGGGTGGTTGCAGCTAAAGCGCTGGTGGCTCTATCATCCGGGAGTGCCAGGATTATCATGGGGTCAAATAACAATGTTATTCACAGTCTGACTAGATTGATTGTTGAAAAACAAAGATGCTCACAAATGGCAACTGAAATCCTGGAAAATTTATGCATTCATTGCAATGATGATGTCCAAAGCCTCAAAACGCTGAAGGAAGCTATGCCCATTGTGGTTCCAAAG CTGCTTGAAGAAATACTTTTTTGGCCAACAGAAGAAAGACATATAGGAGGAACAGAAGTTAATCGGCTGATACCAGAACCCAACGTAGAAAACCAATGTGATAATTCCCCAGACAATGGCCAGGCAAACAACAACTCGTCTTCCGCACAGCAGCAAGGGTACAGCTCGTTTCGCATGTTATCTCGTTGTGTCACAATATGGGGTGCGTTGATAAGTGCAGATCAGGACTTGACACATCTGTTTACGGTAGTCCCCCCCGGAGGCGGTGGAATTAGCTTCGTAATGAAGCTCAAAGAGATCGTTGAAAAACATGAGCACCACAGACCCGTCTGCCTGAGAATAAGGAAGCTTGTCTGTAAGATGGTCATATCTATGATGAATCCCAAAGGCAGCTATGTCAATGATGGGCTGACGAGCTTGATGGCTGCACTGTCCAGTGCTTCAGATGACATGTTTATTCTTGATGGCTACATGGTTTTAGGACAAAGGCCTGTTAGAAGTCTTGCTTCCCTCGTGGAAGAAGCGCGGGTGCTTGTGGACAGAAACAAGGAGCTTTTCCAGAGCCAAACCCATGTGGAAAGGCGCAGGTACATGTGA